Proteins co-encoded in one Mycobacterium mantenii genomic window:
- a CDS encoding DUF4129 domain-containing protein yields MDKPTGRAVALIVLLLVVAAALRGYLPARHDAMRSESGSRAALAFVVAALAVTLALIAVAVIARLRDPRAPAPSAAGLSDMLGTGKGRPNWRVLLIGLGVIVAWLLIMLLLARFLPHGVAPAPPDSGSVAPSTHPPAPASQQHPHRPRVGSQNMLGILLACTVAMVVMLVVGTVATARRRWRPPARAVTDEPAESPAPAPRSESLARAAERGLAEMTDLSREPREAIIACYAAMERELARVPGAVPQEFDTPTEVLARAVEHHALHADNAVQLVNLFAEARFSPHVMNEGHRDMAVRVLRVVLDELGSRSSV; encoded by the coding sequence ATGGACAAGCCGACAGGGCGAGCGGTTGCCCTGATCGTCCTGCTGCTCGTGGTCGCGGCCGCCCTGCGCGGCTACCTCCCCGCTCGCCACGACGCCATGCGCAGCGAGTCGGGCAGCCGCGCGGCGCTGGCCTTCGTGGTCGCGGCTCTGGCCGTGACGCTTGCGCTGATCGCGGTGGCCGTGATCGCGCGGTTGCGAGACCCCCGCGCCCCCGCGCCGAGTGCCGCAGGATTGTCCGACATGCTCGGCACCGGCAAGGGTCGACCGAACTGGCGCGTGTTGCTGATCGGGCTCGGCGTGATCGTCGCCTGGCTGCTGATCATGCTGCTGCTGGCCCGGTTCTTGCCCCACGGCGTCGCGCCCGCCCCGCCCGATAGCGGCAGCGTGGCGCCGTCGACGCATCCGCCCGCTCCGGCGTCGCAGCAGCATCCGCACCGTCCTCGCGTCGGCTCGCAGAACATGCTGGGGATCCTGCTTGCCTGCACGGTCGCCATGGTGGTGATGTTGGTCGTCGGGACGGTCGCCACGGCGCGGCGGCGCTGGCGTCCGCCGGCTCGCGCCGTCACCGACGAGCCGGCGGAATCCCCGGCGCCGGCGCCGCGCTCGGAATCACTGGCGCGGGCGGCCGAACGTGGACTGGCGGAGATGACCGACCTCAGCCGCGAGCCGCGAGAGGCGATCATCGCCTGCTATGCCGCGATGGAACGTGAACTCGCGCGTGTTCCCGGCGCCGTTCCCCAGGAATTCGACACCCCGACCGAGGTTCTCGCCCGCGCGGTCGAGCACCACGCCCTGCACGCCGACAACGCCGTCCAATTGGTGAACCTGTTCGCCGAGGCGCGGTTTAGCCCCCACGTGATGAACGAGGGTCACCGCGACATGGCGGTGCGCGTCCTTCGGGTGGTCCTCGACGAACTGGGTTCGCGGAGTTCCGTATGA
- a CDS encoding AAA family ATPase — protein MTLPAATTTAHCEAILDEIERVVVGKRSALRLILTTVLARGHILIEDLPGLGKTLIARSFAAALGLQFTRVQFTPDLLPADLLGSTIYDMQSGRFAFRPGPIFTNLLLADEINRTPPKTQAALLEAMAEGQVSIDGETHQLPKPFIVLATDNPIEYEGTYPLPEAQLDRFAIRLELRYLNERDETSMLRRRLERGSAEPTVNQVVDAHDLLAMRESVEQVTVHEDVLHYVVSLANATRHHPQVAVGASPRAELDLVQLARARALLLGRDYVIPEDVKALAIAAVSHRITLRPEMWVRKIQGADVIGELLHRLPVPRTGASAGETG, from the coding sequence ATGACGCTGCCGGCCGCGACCACGACCGCCCACTGCGAGGCGATCCTCGACGAAATAGAACGCGTGGTGGTGGGAAAACGCTCCGCGCTTCGGCTTATCCTCACCACGGTCCTCGCGCGCGGTCACATCCTCATCGAGGACCTGCCGGGTCTGGGCAAGACACTGATTGCGAGATCCTTCGCCGCCGCGCTGGGGCTGCAATTCACCCGGGTGCAGTTCACGCCCGACCTGTTGCCCGCGGACCTGCTCGGCTCGACGATCTACGACATGCAGTCCGGCCGCTTCGCGTTCCGGCCAGGCCCCATCTTCACCAACTTGTTGCTGGCCGACGAGATCAATCGCACGCCGCCGAAAACCCAAGCGGCGCTGCTGGAGGCGATGGCCGAGGGCCAAGTCAGCATCGACGGGGAAACACACCAGCTGCCAAAGCCTTTCATCGTGCTGGCCACCGACAACCCGATCGAGTACGAGGGCACCTATCCGCTGCCCGAGGCGCAACTCGACCGGTTCGCGATCAGGCTGGAATTGCGGTATCTCAACGAACGAGACGAGACCTCGATGTTGCGCCGCCGCCTCGAACGCGGTTCGGCCGAACCGACGGTCAACCAGGTGGTGGATGCGCACGACCTACTCGCCATGCGTGAATCCGTCGAGCAGGTGACCGTGCACGAAGACGTCTTGCACTACGTCGTTTCCCTGGCCAACGCCACGCGGCACCATCCGCAGGTCGCGGTGGGCGCCAGCCCGCGTGCCGAACTGGACTTGGTGCAGCTGGCCCGCGCCCGCGCACTGCTGCTCGGCCGCGACTACGTCATCCCCGAGGACGTGAAGGCGCTCGCAATCGCGGCGGTCTCACACCGCATCACCCTGCGCCCGGAAATGTGGGTGCGGAAGATCCAGGGCGCCGATGTCATCGGAGAGTTGTTGCACCGCTTACCGGTGCCCCGAACCGGCGCCAGTGCCGGAGAGACGGGATGA
- a CDS encoding DUF58 domain-containing protein has translation MTFSGAVEFRWRASELTRAIATCAGFALAAAVIGAQWQLIAFAAPLLGVLCSISWQRPVPTIHVHGEPAAQRCFENEQAHIRVWVTQEDGTSAVEVTVPDIAGMELGIAESDAGQAKTVTATAQRWGRYSIEARIDVVARGGLLSGTATAGAAEVFVFPLTPPQQTPIPQTELLDRLGTHLTRHIGPGVEYADIRPYVPGDQLRAVNWPVSARRGQLHVTQRLTDRAADVVVLIDGYRQPAGPATEATERVVRGAAQVVQTALRHGDRAGIVALGGNHPRWLGADIGQRQFYRVLDTVLDAGDRFESTTGTLAPRAAVPAGAIVIAFSTLLDTEFALALINLRKRGHVVLAVDILDSSPFEDEQDPLVDRMWALQRSAMYRDMATTGVDIVSWPGDSGLEQSMGVLPDRRRRVRGRLRG, from the coding sequence GTGACGTTCAGTGGTGCGGTCGAGTTCCGCTGGCGTGCATCGGAATTGACACGAGCCATCGCCACCTGCGCAGGTTTTGCGCTGGCCGCCGCCGTGATAGGCGCCCAGTGGCAGCTGATCGCGTTCGCGGCGCCCCTGCTCGGCGTGCTGTGCTCGATCAGCTGGCAGCGGCCGGTCCCGACGATCCACGTGCACGGCGAGCCCGCCGCCCAGCGTTGCTTCGAAAACGAGCAGGCGCACATCAGGGTGTGGGTGACGCAGGAAGACGGGACGTCGGCCGTAGAGGTCACGGTTCCCGACATTGCGGGCATGGAACTCGGGATCGCCGAATCCGATGCGGGGCAGGCGAAAACGGTCACGGCCACCGCGCAGCGCTGGGGCCGGTATTCCATCGAGGCCCGCATCGACGTCGTCGCCCGCGGTGGGCTGCTCAGCGGAACGGCCACCGCCGGGGCCGCCGAGGTCTTTGTGTTTCCGTTGACGCCGCCGCAGCAGACGCCCATCCCGCAGACCGAGTTGCTCGACCGGTTGGGCACGCACCTGACCCGCCACATCGGTCCGGGCGTGGAATACGCCGACATTCGCCCCTATGTGCCTGGCGACCAACTGCGCGCGGTGAATTGGCCGGTGAGTGCGCGCCGCGGCCAACTGCACGTGACGCAGCGATTGACCGATCGCGCCGCCGATGTGGTGGTGCTGATCGACGGGTACCGGCAGCCCGCGGGTCCGGCGACCGAGGCCACCGAACGCGTCGTCCGCGGCGCCGCGCAAGTGGTGCAAACCGCGTTGCGCCACGGTGACCGGGCCGGCATCGTCGCTCTCGGGGGCAACCACCCGCGCTGGCTGGGCGCCGACATCGGGCAGCGCCAGTTCTATCGGGTGCTCGACACGGTCCTTGATGCCGGTGACCGATTCGAAAGCACAACGGGCACGCTGGCGCCGCGCGCGGCTGTTCCCGCCGGGGCGATCGTCATCGCGTTCTCCACCCTGCTTGACACCGAATTCGCCTTGGCCCTCATCAATTTGCGCAAACGCGGCCATGTCGTGCTGGCCGTCGACATTCTCGACAGCTCGCCGTTCGAAGACGAACAGGATCCCCTGGTGGACCGGATGTGGGCGCTGCAGCGCTCGGCGATGTATCGAGACATGGCCACCACCGGTGTGGACATCGTGTCGTGGCCGGGCGACAGCGGTTTGGAGCAGTCGATGGGTGTGCTGCCGGATCGGCGCCGCCGGGTGCGGGGGAGGTTGCGTGGCTGA